One Ooceraea biroi isolate clonal line C1 chromosome 6, Obir_v5.4, whole genome shotgun sequence genomic window carries:
- the LOC105282051 gene encoding uncharacterized protein LOC105282051 isoform X2, with translation MRNGYTPVLLVQGLGASEPAESNATSTVSEDDAEELLENMNLTTFKERYRRLIPYMTFYVSNNYLQNQAIAQNYAKELSTTLPRKPPPPLPSLIRLGIPRRGGNKYRINLPNQDKKFIPSVQFDPRNIGGDNDYFAPVKYTTKITYVDYSTPSYQLYQAQRAYPEITTPSSQILYKDNRYFVADRPLRPPAPVREQYVVKKPLINPQNDYEQDYGITRPPSVAVSYANKDFESFRYAPVHANVQQQLTPSGQIYRKPNVNLNNIIDGYQSERLPEILNNKDNIDDNIKALVEILGILHNTRQENFPQPQEPPLPSPPPSPPPSPPRLVSYNRYKPKTYTRPKVITETRFQVTPNPLLITDDPERYKTTDDDDASNGTPPQQDYNVNNVNDKKVEYYVPYVQDVSNAQRYRPIPLSDTTSTEHSYEITEDLSDDILQDERYTLPISTEASSSGKGYVSPNEVTRPKPKRPQTALKYGATRGKPHVDYPAYAVIPETNFTCKDQRYKGFFGDPATRCQVWHYCDLNGGKSSFLCPNGTIFSQGALTCDWWFNVKCESTIQLYVLNERLYKYILPIMPKFPEDFTGPEVDRYLELKFKEMEAKMKEKKLKKQQEEKEKEKDKDKEKHKEKSKSQKADTKENEE, from the exons TTCTCTTGGTGCAAGGTTTGGGAGCGTCGGAGCCAGCCGAGTCGAACGCAACCAGCACCGTTTCAGAGGATGACGCAGAGGAGTTACTAGAAAATATGAACCTGACGACATTCAAGGAAAGGTACCGAAGGCTGATACCCTACATGACTTTTTACGTGTCTAACAATTACCTGCAGAACCAAGCTATAGCGCAGAATTACGCCAAGGAGCTGTCGACCACCCTACCCCGAAAACCACCACCGCCACTGCCCTCTCTGATCCGACTTGGCATACCGAGGCGAGGCGGTAACAAGTATCGCATCAATTTGCCTAACCAGGATAAAAAGTTCATCCCATCCGTGCAATTTGACCCCAGAAACATCGGAGGCGACAATGACTATTTTGCGCCAGTCAAGTACACCACCAAGATCACCTACGTCGACTATTCCACTCCGTCCTATCAGCTCTATCAGGCGCAAAGAGCCTATCCCGAGATTACCACGCCTTCCAGTCAGATCCTGTACAAAGACAATCGATACTTTGTCGCCGACAGACCTCTGCGACCACCTGCCCCCGTACGAGAGCAGTATGTGGTCAAGAAACCGCTGATCAATCCGCAGAACGATTACGAGCAGGATTACGGGATTACGAGGCCGCCGAGCGTCGCCGTCAGTTACGCTAACAAGGACTTTGAGAGCTTCCGATACGCGCCAGTACACGCAAATGTGCAACAGCAACTCACACCATCAGGTCAGATCTACCGAAAGCCGAATgtgaatttgaataatataatcgaCGGCTACCAGTCCGAACGACTACcggaaatattgaataataaagacAACATTGACGATAACATCAAGGCACTCGTGGAGATACTCGGTATATTGCACAACACACGACAGGAGAATTTTCCGCAGCCGCAAGAACCGCCGTTGCCGTCGCCACCACCGTCGCCACCACCGTCGCCACCCAGATTAGTCAGCTACAACAGGTATAAACCGAAAACGTACACGCGGCCGAAGGTGATTACCGAGACGAGATTCCAGGTGACACCGAATCCCCTGTTGATCACTGATGATCCCGAGCGTTACAAGACgacggacgacgacgacgcgtcgAACGGGACGCCGCCGCAGCAGGATTATAATGTGAACAATGTAAACGATAAAAAAGTAGAATACTACGTTCCATACGTCCAGGATGTCTCGAACGCACAAAGGTATAGACCGATTCCTTTGTCTGATACTACTTCCACCGAGCACTCCTACGAGATTACGGAGGACCTCAGCGACGACATTCTGCAAGACGAACGATACACCCTGCCGATTTCTACTGAGGCGTCATCGTCGGGTAAGGGATACGTATCGCCGAACGAGGTCACCCGTCCGAAACCAAAACGGCCGCAAACTGCTTTAAAATACGGCGCAACGCGCGGAAAACCTCACGTCGACTATCCGGCGTACGCGGTTATACCGGAAACCAATTTCACTTGCAAGGATCAAAGGTATAAAGGGTTCTTCGGCGATCCGGCGACCAGATGCCAA GTATGGCACTATTGTGATCTCAACGGCGGCAAGTCTTCATTCTTATGCCCGAACGGCACGATATTCAGCCAAGGCGCATTGACCTGCGACTGGTGGTTCAACGTAAAGTGCGAATCGACCATTCAGCTGTACGTGCTGAACGAACGACTGTACAAATACATTCTGCCAATTATGCCCAAGTTTCCCGAAGACTTTACCGGTCCGGAAGTAGATCGATACTTGGAACTCAAGTTCAAGGAAATGGAAGCAAAAATGAAGGagaagaaattgaagaagcagcaagaggagaaggaaaaggaaaaggataagGATAAGGAGAAGCACAAGGAGAAGAGCAAGTCACAGAAAGCGGATACGAAAGAAAACGAAGAATAA
- the LOC105282051 gene encoding uncharacterized protein LOC105282051 isoform X3: MNLTTFKERYRRLIPYMTFYVSNNYLQNQAIAQNYAKELSTTLPRKPPPPLPSLIRLGIPRRGGNKYRINLPNQDKKFIPSVQFDPRNIGGDNDYFAPVKYTTKITYVDYSTPSYQLYQAQRAYPEITTPSSQILYKDNRYFVADRPLRPPAPVREQYVVKKPLINPQNDYEQDYGITRPPSVAVSYANKDFESFRYAPVHANVQQQLTPSGQIYRKPNVNLNNIIDGYQSERLPEILNNKDNIDDNIKALVEILGILHNTRQENFPQPQEPPLPSPPPSPPPSPPRLVSYNRYKPKTYTRPKVITETRFQVTPNPLLITDDPERYKTTDDDDASNGTPPQQDYNVNNVNDKKVEYYVPYVQDVSNAQRYRPIPLSDTTSTEHSYEITEDLSDDILQDERYTLPISTEASSSGKGYVSPNEVTRPKPKRPQTALKYGATRGKPHVDYPAYAVIPETNFTCKDQRYKGFFGDPATRCQVWHYCDLNGGKSSFLCPNGTIFSQGALTCDWWFNVKCESTIQLYVLNERLYKYILPIMPKFPEDFTGPEVDRYLELKFKEMEAKMKEKKLKKQQEEKEKEKDKDKEKHKEKSKSQKADTKENEE, encoded by the exons ATGAACCTGACGACATTCAAGGAAAGGTACCGAAGGCTGATACCCTACATGACTTTTTACGTGTCTAACAATTACCTGCAGAACCAAGCTATAGCGCAGAATTACGCCAAGGAGCTGTCGACCACCCTACCCCGAAAACCACCACCGCCACTGCCCTCTCTGATCCGACTTGGCATACCGAGGCGAGGCGGTAACAAGTATCGCATCAATTTGCCTAACCAGGATAAAAAGTTCATCCCATCCGTGCAATTTGACCCCAGAAACATCGGAGGCGACAATGACTATTTTGCGCCAGTCAAGTACACCACCAAGATCACCTACGTCGACTATTCCACTCCGTCCTATCAGCTCTATCAGGCGCAAAGAGCCTATCCCGAGATTACCACGCCTTCCAGTCAGATCCTGTACAAAGACAATCGATACTTTGTCGCCGACAGACCTCTGCGACCACCTGCCCCCGTACGAGAGCAGTATGTGGTCAAGAAACCGCTGATCAATCCGCAGAACGATTACGAGCAGGATTACGGGATTACGAGGCCGCCGAGCGTCGCCGTCAGTTACGCTAACAAGGACTTTGAGAGCTTCCGATACGCGCCAGTACACGCAAATGTGCAACAGCAACTCACACCATCAGGTCAGATCTACCGAAAGCCGAATgtgaatttgaataatataatcgaCGGCTACCAGTCCGAACGACTACcggaaatattgaataataaagacAACATTGACGATAACATCAAGGCACTCGTGGAGATACTCGGTATATTGCACAACACACGACAGGAGAATTTTCCGCAGCCGCAAGAACCGCCGTTGCCGTCGCCACCACCGTCGCCACCACCGTCGCCACCCAGATTAGTCAGCTACAACAGGTATAAACCGAAAACGTACACGCGGCCGAAGGTGATTACCGAGACGAGATTCCAGGTGACACCGAATCCCCTGTTGATCACTGATGATCCCGAGCGTTACAAGACgacggacgacgacgacgcgtcgAACGGGACGCCGCCGCAGCAGGATTATAATGTGAACAATGTAAACGATAAAAAAGTAGAATACTACGTTCCATACGTCCAGGATGTCTCGAACGCACAAAGGTATAGACCGATTCCTTTGTCTGATACTACTTCCACCGAGCACTCCTACGAGATTACGGAGGACCTCAGCGACGACATTCTGCAAGACGAACGATACACCCTGCCGATTTCTACTGAGGCGTCATCGTCGGGTAAGGGATACGTATCGCCGAACGAGGTCACCCGTCCGAAACCAAAACGGCCGCAAACTGCTTTAAAATACGGCGCAACGCGCGGAAAACCTCACGTCGACTATCCGGCGTACGCGGTTATACCGGAAACCAATTTCACTTGCAAGGATCAAAGGTATAAAGGGTTCTTCGGCGATCCGGCGACCAGATGCCAA GTATGGCACTATTGTGATCTCAACGGCGGCAAGTCTTCATTCTTATGCCCGAACGGCACGATATTCAGCCAAGGCGCATTGACCTGCGACTGGTGGTTCAACGTAAAGTGCGAATCGACCATTCAGCTGTACGTGCTGAACGAACGACTGTACAAATACATTCTGCCAATTATGCCCAAGTTTCCCGAAGACTTTACCGGTCCGGAAGTAGATCGATACTTGGAACTCAAGTTCAAGGAAATGGAAGCAAAAATGAAGGagaagaaattgaagaagcagcaagaggagaaggaaaaggaaaaggataagGATAAGGAGAAGCACAAGGAGAAGAGCAAGTCACAGAAAGCGGATACGAAAGAAAACGAAGAATAA
- the LOC105282051 gene encoding uncharacterized protein LOC105282051 isoform X1: MRPPIRNVHRAQVALLSLVLLVQGLGASEPAESNATSTVSEDDAEELLENMNLTTFKERYRRLIPYMTFYVSNNYLQNQAIAQNYAKELSTTLPRKPPPPLPSLIRLGIPRRGGNKYRINLPNQDKKFIPSVQFDPRNIGGDNDYFAPVKYTTKITYVDYSTPSYQLYQAQRAYPEITTPSSQILYKDNRYFVADRPLRPPAPVREQYVVKKPLINPQNDYEQDYGITRPPSVAVSYANKDFESFRYAPVHANVQQQLTPSGQIYRKPNVNLNNIIDGYQSERLPEILNNKDNIDDNIKALVEILGILHNTRQENFPQPQEPPLPSPPPSPPPSPPRLVSYNRYKPKTYTRPKVITETRFQVTPNPLLITDDPERYKTTDDDDASNGTPPQQDYNVNNVNDKKVEYYVPYVQDVSNAQRYRPIPLSDTTSTEHSYEITEDLSDDILQDERYTLPISTEASSSGKGYVSPNEVTRPKPKRPQTALKYGATRGKPHVDYPAYAVIPETNFTCKDQRYKGFFGDPATRCQVWHYCDLNGGKSSFLCPNGTIFSQGALTCDWWFNVKCESTIQLYVLNERLYKYILPIMPKFPEDFTGPEVDRYLELKFKEMEAKMKEKKLKKQQEEKEKEKDKDKEKHKEKSKSQKADTKENEE; encoded by the exons TTCTCTTGGTGCAAGGTTTGGGAGCGTCGGAGCCAGCCGAGTCGAACGCAACCAGCACCGTTTCAGAGGATGACGCAGAGGAGTTACTAGAAAATATGAACCTGACGACATTCAAGGAAAGGTACCGAAGGCTGATACCCTACATGACTTTTTACGTGTCTAACAATTACCTGCAGAACCAAGCTATAGCGCAGAATTACGCCAAGGAGCTGTCGACCACCCTACCCCGAAAACCACCACCGCCACTGCCCTCTCTGATCCGACTTGGCATACCGAGGCGAGGCGGTAACAAGTATCGCATCAATTTGCCTAACCAGGATAAAAAGTTCATCCCATCCGTGCAATTTGACCCCAGAAACATCGGAGGCGACAATGACTATTTTGCGCCAGTCAAGTACACCACCAAGATCACCTACGTCGACTATTCCACTCCGTCCTATCAGCTCTATCAGGCGCAAAGAGCCTATCCCGAGATTACCACGCCTTCCAGTCAGATCCTGTACAAAGACAATCGATACTTTGTCGCCGACAGACCTCTGCGACCACCTGCCCCCGTACGAGAGCAGTATGTGGTCAAGAAACCGCTGATCAATCCGCAGAACGATTACGAGCAGGATTACGGGATTACGAGGCCGCCGAGCGTCGCCGTCAGTTACGCTAACAAGGACTTTGAGAGCTTCCGATACGCGCCAGTACACGCAAATGTGCAACAGCAACTCACACCATCAGGTCAGATCTACCGAAAGCCGAATgtgaatttgaataatataatcgaCGGCTACCAGTCCGAACGACTACcggaaatattgaataataaagacAACATTGACGATAACATCAAGGCACTCGTGGAGATACTCGGTATATTGCACAACACACGACAGGAGAATTTTCCGCAGCCGCAAGAACCGCCGTTGCCGTCGCCACCACCGTCGCCACCACCGTCGCCACCCAGATTAGTCAGCTACAACAGGTATAAACCGAAAACGTACACGCGGCCGAAGGTGATTACCGAGACGAGATTCCAGGTGACACCGAATCCCCTGTTGATCACTGATGATCCCGAGCGTTACAAGACgacggacgacgacgacgcgtcgAACGGGACGCCGCCGCAGCAGGATTATAATGTGAACAATGTAAACGATAAAAAAGTAGAATACTACGTTCCATACGTCCAGGATGTCTCGAACGCACAAAGGTATAGACCGATTCCTTTGTCTGATACTACTTCCACCGAGCACTCCTACGAGATTACGGAGGACCTCAGCGACGACATTCTGCAAGACGAACGATACACCCTGCCGATTTCTACTGAGGCGTCATCGTCGGGTAAGGGATACGTATCGCCGAACGAGGTCACCCGTCCGAAACCAAAACGGCCGCAAACTGCTTTAAAATACGGCGCAACGCGCGGAAAACCTCACGTCGACTATCCGGCGTACGCGGTTATACCGGAAACCAATTTCACTTGCAAGGATCAAAGGTATAAAGGGTTCTTCGGCGATCCGGCGACCAGATGCCAA GTATGGCACTATTGTGATCTCAACGGCGGCAAGTCTTCATTCTTATGCCCGAACGGCACGATATTCAGCCAAGGCGCATTGACCTGCGACTGGTGGTTCAACGTAAAGTGCGAATCGACCATTCAGCTGTACGTGCTGAACGAACGACTGTACAAATACATTCTGCCAATTATGCCCAAGTTTCCCGAAGACTTTACCGGTCCGGAAGTAGATCGATACTTGGAACTCAAGTTCAAGGAAATGGAAGCAAAAATGAAGGagaagaaattgaagaagcagcaagaggagaaggaaaaggaaaaggataagGATAAGGAGAAGCACAAGGAGAAGAGCAAGTCACAGAAAGCGGATACGAAAGAAAACGAAGAATAA